The following are encoded together in the Pelosinus fermentans DSM 17108 genome:
- a CDS encoding Ku protein has product MWKGLLSFGLVNVPVTMVKATRSKTISFNQLRKSDYSRIQYKKVASDGAEVPATEICKGYKLSEDRYVVISDADLEAISPKASRIIEISDFVKLEEIDTRFYDNSYYLVPDQGASKAYALLLRSMSEANVVGIAKFVLRNKEYLAAIRPTDNVITLSTMLFADEIVQTKEIENDLPSNVELSDKELKMAQTLINSLITKFEPEKYENEYHKQVMAMIENKAENEMTVSTPVDTSPYFVDLMSALEASMASIKKNESKKKAPRKPKSKSA; this is encoded by the coding sequence ATGTGGAAAGGTCTTTTGTCTTTTGGCTTGGTAAATGTCCCTGTAACAATGGTTAAGGCTACCCGTTCCAAAACTATTAGTTTTAACCAACTTCGAAAGAGTGACTATAGCAGGATACAATACAAAAAAGTTGCTAGTGATGGCGCGGAAGTTCCAGCAACTGAGATTTGTAAGGGTTATAAACTGTCAGAGGATAGATATGTAGTTATAAGTGATGCTGATTTGGAAGCAATCAGCCCCAAGGCAAGCAGAATCATAGAAATTAGTGATTTTGTTAAATTAGAGGAAATAGATACAAGATTTTATGATAATAGCTATTATTTAGTACCCGATCAAGGCGCATCTAAAGCCTACGCATTGTTATTAAGATCAATGTCTGAAGCTAATGTAGTCGGTATCGCTAAATTTGTCCTACGCAACAAGGAATATCTTGCAGCAATACGCCCTACTGATAATGTTATTACTTTATCTACGATGCTTTTCGCAGATGAAATTGTACAAACAAAAGAGATCGAAAATGATTTACCATCCAACGTGGAACTATCAGACAAAGAATTGAAAATGGCTCAGACACTGATTAATTCTTTAATAACTAAATTTGAGCCAGAAAAATATGAAAATGAATATCACAAGCAAGTAATGGCAATGATTGAAAACAAGGCAGAAAATGAAATGACTGTTTCAACACCTGTTGACACTTCACCATATTTTGTAGACCTTATGTCAGCACTAGAGGCAAGCATGGCAAGTATCAAAAAGAACGAATCTAAGAAGAAAGCACCTAGAAAACCAAAGTCAAAATCAGCATAA
- a CDS encoding ImmA/IrrE family metallo-endopeptidase: MRKKIAKKLIKKFHTNCPFQIAREMGVVILFERLKDTLGYFNTYKRIKIIHINQELNESEQQFVCAHELGHSILHPEVNTPFLRKNTLFSISKIEREANEFAVELLLPDTLLYEHQDVSLSHLAANSGVPLELLHLKNR; the protein is encoded by the coding sequence ATGCGTAAAAAAATAGCGAAAAAGTTAATTAAAAAATTCCACACAAATTGCCCTTTCCAAATCGCTAGGGAGATGGGCGTAGTTATCCTTTTTGAAAGGTTAAAAGATACCTTGGGATACTTTAATACATACAAACGCATTAAAATAATTCATATCAATCAAGAACTTAACGAATCGGAACAACAATTTGTATGCGCTCATGAACTAGGGCATTCTATTCTTCATCCAGAAGTAAACACGCCTTTTCTTAGAAAAAATACTCTTTTTTCTATTTCTAAAATTGAGCGAGAAGCAAACGAATTTGCTGTTGAACTGTTATTACCAGATACCTTGCTGTATGAACATCAGGACGTGTCATTATCTCATCTTGCAGCAAACAGCGGAGTACCACTGGAATTATTGCATTTAAAAAATAGATAG
- a CDS encoding helix-turn-helix domain-containing protein produces MNNIDKIRLKKHLSYGVIAKEAELTPTYIHLLAKSKRTNPSLDAMKKISLALGEKVGYVFPTT; encoded by the coding sequence GTGAACAACATTGACAAAATCAGATTAAAGAAGCACTTAAGTTATGGTGTTATTGCCAAGGAGGCAGAATTAACCCCAACTTATATTCACCTATTGGCAAAAAGTAAACGTACTAATCCAAGCTTAGATGCAATGAAAAAAATATCACTAGCATTAGGAGAGAAAGTAGGATATGTCTTTCCAACAACCTGA
- a CDS encoding helix-turn-helix domain-containing protein: protein MVGDNLRNIMMENKIPAKELAGKLGISPTHLSYVINNKRNPSLELMENIANILGVTMSELLKDNDGEGLKEKLPQSSLLPKEERDIARDLEKMLSNLENQEAMSFYDGEPLDEESKELLRISLENSMRLAKQMAKKKFTPNKYKK from the coding sequence ATGGTCGGCGATAATCTTCGCAATATTATGATGGAAAATAAAATTCCAGCTAAAGAACTCGCTGGAAAATTGGGTATAAGCCCAACCCATCTAAGTTATGTCATAAATAACAAAAGAAATCCCAGTTTAGAGTTAATGGAAAACATAGCCAATATTTTGGGTGTTACTATGAGTGAACTGCTTAAAGATAATGATGGTGAAGGTCTAAAGGAAAAGTTACCTCAATCCTCTCTATTACCAAAAGAAGAGCGAGACATTGCCCGCGACTTAGAAAAAATGCTCTCTAATCTAGAGAACCAAGAAGCTATGTCTTTTTACGATGGTGAGCCTTTAGATGAAGAAAGCAAGGAATTGTTGCGTATTTCTTTAGAAAACTCAATGCGCCTCGCCAAACAAATGGCAAAGAAAAAATTCACACCTAATAAATATAAGAAATAG
- a CDS encoding AAA family ATPase — MIVKNFKGFKDFTLEANGDSLMVFGDNGTGKTSIADAVNWLFFNKDTQNKTDFGIKTMNNG, encoded by the coding sequence ATGATCGTTAAAAACTTTAAGGGTTTTAAGGATTTTACATTAGAGGCAAATGGTGACAGTTTAATGGTCTTTGGAGATAACGGTACAGGTAAGACAAGTATAGCCGATGCAGTTAATTGGTTGTTCTTCAACAAAGATACTCAAAACAAAACTGATTTTGGTATTAAGACTATGAATAATGGGTAG
- a CDS encoding DNA cytosine methyltransferase yields MGQYLFGCITPDRINKRQNGQRFSNGNKFYTLTAQDRHGVLVEGYIRKLTPIEGERLQTLPDNYTEGISVPQRYKCLGNGWTADVIVHLLSHADFGQIAKSDYLEIAI; encoded by the coding sequence ATGGGTCAGTATTTATTTGGTTGTATCACGCCTGACAGAATTAATAAAAGACAAAATGGTCAAAGGTTTAGCAATGGTAATAAATTTTACACTCTTACAGCGCAAGATCGCCACGGAGTTTTAGTTGAGGGTTACATAAGAAAGTTAACGCCTATAGAGGGTGAAAGGCTACAAACGTTACCCGACAATTACACAGAAGGGATTAGCGTTCCCCAACGTTATAAGTGTCTAGGCAATGGCTGGACAGCAGACGTAATAGTGCATCTTTTATCTCATGCAGATTTTGGACAAATTGCCAAGTCGGATTATTTGGAAATTGCAATTTAA
- a CDS encoding phage holin family protein, with the protein MLNYIKTEFNTLVTCSAIGGAFSFLVGGVDLPISSLLTLICLDYLTGIYAGWVNHSVSSQVSFNGLKRKVFILVMVALANLLDNAMGLNHMFRTMMIFGYGAMEGISIFENFDRIGWGQYIPAILRSKLIQLRDERGIK; encoded by the coding sequence TTGTTAAATTACATAAAAACAGAATTTAATACACTAGTAACATGCAGCGCAATTGGCGGTGCTTTTTCTTTTCTTGTCGGGGGCGTTGACCTCCCTATTTCATCTTTATTGACATTGATTTGCCTGGATTACCTAACTGGCATTTATGCAGGATGGGTAAACCACTCAGTTAGTAGTCAAGTTAGCTTTAACGGCTTGAAACGGAAGGTTTTTATTCTTGTCATGGTAGCTCTTGCAAATCTGCTAGATAACGCTATGGGGTTGAATCACATGTTTAGGACCATGATGATATTTGGCTATGGAGCAATGGAGGGTATTAGCATTTTTGAGAACTTTGACCGTATCGGCTGGGGGCAATATATCCCAGCGATTTTGCGTAGTAAGTTGATTCAATTGAGGGACGAGAGGGGGATAAAATAA
- a CDS encoding excisionase family DNA-binding protein, giving the protein MTCKCGIDLTPKAKFCPECGTPAPKPEPLKESKIEEILTTYEAAEFLKISRWKIYDLIRKKQIPFKEVGTQKRFVKARLIEWMQV; this is encoded by the coding sequence ATGACTTGCAAATGTGGCATAGACCTTACGCCAAAAGCGAAATTTTGCCCTGAGTGCGGAACGCCTGCCCCAAAACCAGAACCATTAAAAGAATCCAAAATAGAAGAAATTCTCACCACTTATGAAGCAGCTGAATTCTTGAAAATATCTCGTTGGAAGATATATGACTTAATCCGTAAAAAGCAAATTCCATTTAAAGAAGTTGGAACGCAAAAACGATTTGTAAAAGCGAGATTGATTGAATGGATGCAAGTCTAA
- a CDS encoding site-specific integrase has protein sequence MAKGRIENRHKSSYTLIIDEGIDPETGIRKRWSKSVKTDDESEAQRQLDIILGEIANKTFIKSPNLTVEQYFTNWLKTPEAKRLAPKTFTSYKKCVDLRIVPWIGNTKIGDLTRSQLKNFYQRIYEEGRLAGREEDSKKGQPVSKRTVLYHHQVIRRILNHAVYEDEILPRNVADKITIPEPPDQDFDEDEDLVKVFTAEQITTLERHTIDTDYYALVALALRTGMRRGELLALTWDSVDFDKSTIFVKRSISYTPDNGCIYKSTKNKNKRIIEVTSEVLDILNLVKEKQEQAKKDAESNRIENEENDEIIPQYTDNNLIFCRNNGQSIHPDTPSSWFPGFCIDCGLPRLTFHCLRHTHASHLLAEGEDISYVSKRLGHSDITITYKTYFHFIPLEKRDSIKSIESKFKK, from the coding sequence ATGGCAAAAGGTCGCATAGAAAACCGTCATAAAAGTAGTTATACTCTAATAATCGATGAAGGAATTGATCCCGAAACGGGCATAAGAAAACGTTGGTCGAAATCCGTAAAGACCGATGACGAGAGCGAAGCACAACGCCAACTAGATATTATCTTAGGGGAAATAGCTAATAAAACATTTATCAAGTCGCCTAATTTAACTGTAGAACAATACTTCACCAACTGGCTTAAAACACCAGAAGCGAAAAGATTGGCCCCTAAGACGTTTACAAGTTATAAAAAATGCGTAGACCTTCGCATAGTGCCTTGGATCGGTAATACTAAAATTGGAGATTTAACCCGATCTCAATTAAAGAATTTTTATCAGCGAATTTACGAAGAGGGCAGATTGGCTGGCAGAGAGGAAGATAGCAAAAAAGGCCAACCAGTAAGCAAAAGAACCGTCTTATATCACCATCAAGTAATTAGGCGCATTCTCAACCATGCTGTGTATGAAGATGAAATTTTACCTAGGAATGTTGCGGATAAGATTACTATTCCAGAACCGCCGGATCAAGATTTTGACGAAGACGAAGACCTTGTAAAAGTCTTCACAGCAGAGCAAATAACCACGTTGGAACGTCATACCATAGACACTGACTATTACGCATTGGTAGCACTAGCCCTCCGGACGGGAATGAGGCGCGGTGAATTATTAGCTTTAACATGGGATAGTGTTGACTTTGACAAATCAACGATTTTTGTTAAACGTTCTATATCATACACCCCTGACAATGGTTGCATATATAAATCCACTAAGAATAAAAACAAACGCATAATTGAAGTCACTAGTGAGGTACTTGATATATTAAATTTAGTTAAGGAAAAGCAAGAACAAGCTAAAAAAGATGCAGAATCAAATAGAATAGAAAATGAGGAAAATGACGAAATTATACCGCAATATACTGATAATAATTTAATATTTTGCAGGAACAATGGACAGTCTATCCACCCCGACACCCCTTCATCATGGTTCCCTGGATTTTGCATTGATTGTGGACTTCCGCGCTTAACCTTCCACTGCTTACGCCACACACACGCAAGCCACCTACTAGCGGAAGGCGAAGATATTTCATATGTATCAAAAAGATTAGGTCACAGCGATATTACAATAACTTATAAAACATATTTTCATTTTATCCCATTAGAAAAGCGAGATTCTATAAAAAGTATAGAAAGTAAGTTTAAGAAATGA
- a CDS encoding N-acetylmuramoyl-L-alanine amidase family protein has translation MKIVINGGHCPGLDSGAVGASGLQEAIVAKDIMKRTACFLRAVGYNVLEVQENELYQITDASNSFGADLFVSVHCNAATNTGAKGTETFYSSGSVKGGKLAQCIQNQIINSLGTVDRGLKTNNLYVTKYTDCPAVLVETAFISNAEDEALLINEGKRDQFAAAIARGITDYVGGL, from the coding sequence ATGAAAATAGTAATTAATGGAGGCCATTGCCCAGGACTAGACAGCGGTGCAGTTGGGGCAAGTGGATTACAAGAGGCAATTGTCGCAAAGGACATTATGAAACGTACAGCGTGTTTTCTTCGTGCGGTAGGATACAACGTCCTAGAAGTGCAGGAAAACGAACTCTATCAGATAACAGATGCATCTAATAGTTTTGGTGCAGACCTCTTTGTATCCGTACATTGCAATGCTGCCACTAACACAGGGGCAAAAGGAACAGAAACCTTTTATAGTTCCGGCAGCGTTAAGGGCGGGAAACTAGCACAATGTATTCAGAATCAGATAATAAATAGTTTGGGTACTGTAGACCGCGGGTTAAAGACTAACAATCTATATGTAACAAAATATACCGATTGTCCGGCGGTGCTGGTGGAAACAGCCTTTATTTCTAATGCAGAGGATGAAGCTCTATTAATCAACGAAGGCAAGCGTGATCAATTCGCCGCTGCAATAGCTAGGGGCATTACCGATTATGTGGGAGGTTTATAA
- a CDS encoding DNA cytosine methyltransferase — protein MQGINVLSLFDGISCGQVALERAGIKVAKYYASEIDKNAIQVTQKNYPNTIQLGDITKWREWNIDWSSIRIVIGGSPCQGFSFAGLQLNFDDPRSKLFFVYAEILEHIKSVNPNVVFLLENVKMKKEYQDVITSYLGVEPIEINSALVSAQNRKRMYWTNIPSITLPKDKGILLKHIVHENADMDYAISGTWARWFKANAEFQLGKKYCSLDANKAITMTARQYASWNGNFVMECLAEYIVPFDKTLQILDKEVKKGKVGYFRQDSQANRVYYIHDKQ, from the coding sequence ATGCAAGGAATCAACGTATTAAGCCTGTTTGATGGAATTAGTTGTGGTCAAGTAGCTCTCGAAAGAGCAGGTATAAAAGTAGCCAAATATTATGCTAGTGAAATTGATAAAAATGCAATTCAAGTTACGCAAAAAAACTATCCTAATACTATTCAGTTAGGTGATATTACAAAATGGCGAGAGTGGAATATTGATTGGTCAAGTATAAGGATTGTAATCGGTGGATCGCCATGTCAGGGATTTAGTTTCGCAGGATTGCAACTTAATTTTGATGATCCGAGAAGTAAACTGTTCTTTGTTTATGCGGAAATTTTAGAACATATTAAATCTGTTAATCCAAATGTAGTATTCTTGCTTGAAAATGTGAAGATGAAAAAAGAGTATCAAGATGTGATAACCAGTTATCTAGGTGTAGAGCCGATAGAGATTAATTCAGCTTTAGTATCAGCACAAAATAGAAAGCGCATGTATTGGACCAACATTCCCAGCATCACATTGCCGAAAGATAAGGGGATTTTGCTTAAACATATAGTTCATGAGAACGCAGATATGGATTATGCCATAAGCGGAACGTGGGCGAGGTGGTTTAAGGCTAATGCTGAGTTTCAACTAGGCAAGAAATATTGTTCGTTAGATGCAAATAAAGCAATCACCATGACGGCGCGACAATACGCAAGTTGGAACGGTAATTTTGTTATGGAGTGCCTAGCGGAATATATAGTGCCGTTTGATAAGACTCTGCAAATATTAGATAAAGAAGTTAAAAAGGGCAAGGTTGGGTATTTCAGGCAAGATAGTCAAGCGAATAGAGTTTACTATATTCACGACAAGCAGTAA